The Pseudomonas berkeleyensis genome includes a region encoding these proteins:
- a CDS encoding MerR family transcriptional regulator has translation MTNAQLADEEIGYDYRQALDEGFLPIREVARSTGINAVTLRAWERRYGLIVPYRTPKGHRLYSPANLERISAILAWLSRGVAVGQVKALLDHNQAPQPASSDNWSCLRGELLDCISALNERRLDDRFNASLTLYPASTLVEQLLWPLLGELDQRWQGQFGARLEQVFFFSWLRSKLATRVYHSNRQVGGAPLLLINLGEAPMEPGLWLSAWLASTSDCPVEVFDWPLPPHELLTALEHIAPRALLLYADQALDNTLLRRHLPRLAEQSPVPLLIAGPAAHIHRDALAGLHSATDPLAAYAWLLSHGLLGAQEVTPCSN, from the coding sequence ATGACAAACGCACAACTCGCCGACGAAGAGATCGGGTACGACTACCGCCAAGCCCTGGACGAAGGCTTCCTGCCCATTCGCGAAGTGGCGCGCAGCACCGGCATCAACGCCGTGACCCTGCGAGCCTGGGAGCGCCGTTACGGCCTGATCGTGCCGTACCGCACGCCCAAGGGACATCGTCTGTACTCGCCAGCCAACCTCGAACGCATCAGCGCCATCCTCGCCTGGTTGTCCCGTGGCGTCGCCGTCGGCCAGGTCAAGGCGCTGCTCGACCATAACCAGGCGCCGCAACCTGCGAGCAGCGACAACTGGTCGTGCCTGCGCGGCGAGCTGCTCGACTGCATCAGCGCACTCAACGAGCGGCGCCTGGATGATCGCTTCAATGCCAGCCTGACGCTGTATCCCGCCAGCACCCTGGTCGAGCAACTGCTCTGGCCCCTGCTCGGCGAACTCGATCAGCGCTGGCAAGGACAGTTCGGCGCCCGCCTGGAGCAGGTGTTCTTCTTCTCCTGGCTGCGCAGCAAGCTGGCCACCCGCGTCTACCACAGCAACCGCCAGGTCGGGGGCGCGCCACTGCTGCTGATCAACCTCGGCGAAGCGCCCATGGAACCCGGCTTGTGGCTGAGCGCCTGGCTGGCCAGCACCAGCGACTGCCCGGTGGAAGTGTTCGACTGGCCGCTACCGCCCCATGAGTTGCTCACCGCCCTGGAGCATATAGCGCCCCGTGCCCTGCTGCTGTACGCCGATCAGGCCCTGGACAACACCCTGCTGCGTCGGCATCTGCCGCGCCTGGCCGAGCAATCTCCGGTGCCGCTGCTGATCGCCGGCCCGGCTGCCCACATTCACCGCGACGCGTTGGCCGGCCTGCATTCGGCGACCGATCCGCTCGCCGCGTATGCCTGGCTGCTCAGTCACGGCCTGCTCGGCGCCCAAGAGGTAACCCCATGCAGCAACTGA
- a CDS encoding YbgA family protein: MQSNKAKLGISACLMGAEVRYNGGHKLSRLCSRSLSEHFDFIPVCPEVGIGMPVPREPIRLVGDPQSPRAVGTVDRSRDVTDALAAYAQRMADDLQGISGFIFMQQSPSCGLERVKVYQEGGRPSEPGRGIFAAAFCALHPDLPVEEDGRLNDPVLRENFITRVYAHAEWQHLLQQGLSRRALIAYHSRYKYLLMATDPARYKSLGQLLGNLARHDLADLAPHYFSELMAALKKCATRGTHSNVLQHLSGYLKRTLSSDEKQEMQQLIGQYRAGIVPLVVPLTLLKHHFRRHPDRYIASQAYLQPHPEPLSLRNAL, translated from the coding sequence ATGCAGTCGAACAAAGCCAAACTCGGGATCAGCGCCTGCCTGATGGGCGCGGAAGTACGCTACAACGGTGGCCATAAGCTGTCGCGCCTGTGCAGCCGCAGTCTCAGCGAGCACTTCGATTTCATCCCGGTGTGCCCAGAGGTGGGCATTGGCATGCCGGTCCCGCGCGAACCCATCCGCCTGGTGGGCGACCCGCAGTCGCCACGAGCTGTCGGAACGGTCGACCGCTCGCGTGACGTGACCGATGCGCTGGCAGCCTACGCGCAGCGCATGGCCGATGACCTGCAAGGCATCAGTGGCTTCATCTTCATGCAACAGTCGCCGTCCTGCGGCCTGGAACGAGTCAAGGTCTATCAGGAAGGGGGGCGCCCCAGCGAGCCGGGGCGCGGCATCTTCGCTGCAGCGTTCTGCGCCCTGCACCCGGATCTGCCGGTGGAGGAAGACGGCCGCCTCAACGACCCGGTGCTACGCGAGAACTTCATCACCCGCGTCTATGCCCATGCCGAGTGGCAACACCTGTTACAGCAAGGCCTCAGCCGCCGCGCACTGATCGCCTACCACTCGCGCTACAAATACCTGCTGATGGCTACCGATCCGGCACGCTACAAATCGCTCGGACAATTGCTCGGCAACCTCGCTCGCCATGACCTGGCCGACCTGGCGCCGCACTACTTCAGTGAACTCATGGCAGCCCTGAAGAAGTGCGCCACCCGCGGTACCCACAGCAATGTGCTGCAGCACCTGAGCGGCTACCTCAAGCGCACCTTGAGTAGCGATGAAAAACAGGAAATGCAGCAGCTGATCGGTCAGTACCGCGCCGGCATCGTGCCGCTGGTGGTTCCACTGACGCTGCTCAAGCATCACTTCCGCCGACATCCGGATCGCTACATCGCCAGCCAGGCGTACCTGCAGCCGCACCCGGAACCCCTCAGCCTGCGCAACGCACTCTAA
- a CDS encoding TIGR02450 family Trp-rich protein, with the protein MNTPRRLNPRKLLLSKWTATQPQNRERHFLVTELIRDEDDNILAVELQAVLTRRSQTLDWHQLLDTQRWLQGWR; encoded by the coding sequence ATGAACACGCCGCGTCGCCTCAACCCGCGCAAGCTGCTGCTGTCGAAATGGACGGCGACACAACCGCAGAACCGTGAGCGCCACTTCCTGGTTACCGAACTGATTCGCGACGAGGACGACAACATCCTCGCCGTCGAGCTTCAGGCAGTGCTGACCAGGCGCAGCCAGACACTCGACTGGCATCAGTTACTCGATACCCAGCGCTGGCTGCAAGGCTGGCGCTAA
- a CDS encoding NAD(P)/FAD-dependent oxidoreductase: protein MNAPIAIIGTGLAGLSAAQALHAAGLEIELFDKSRGSGGRMASKRSDAGSLDLGAQYFTARDRRFVEVVQQWQARGWVAQWAPNLYNAQDGQLSASPDEQLRWVGAPRMSAITRALLGALPVHFSCRIAEVFRGDRHWNLLDTEGNSHGPFSHVIIATPAPQASALLAAAPKLAGAAASVVMEPTWAVALGFDTALETRVEGCFVQDSSLDWIARNRSKPGRDNHLDTWVLHATSAWSRQHLDLPKEAVIEQLHGAFAELIGCAVPSPSFTLAHRWLYARPAQAHQWGALADADLGLYACGDWCLSGRVEGAWLSGQDAARRLLEHLT, encoded by the coding sequence ATGAACGCACCCATCGCCATCATCGGTACCGGCCTGGCGGGACTCTCCGCCGCGCAGGCTCTGCACGCCGCAGGCCTGGAGATCGAGCTGTTCGACAAGAGCCGTGGCAGTGGCGGGCGTATGGCCAGCAAACGCAGCGACGCCGGCAGCCTGGATCTGGGTGCCCAATACTTCACCGCCCGTGATCGCCGCTTCGTCGAAGTGGTGCAGCAGTGGCAGGCACGCGGCTGGGTCGCACAGTGGGCACCGAATCTGTACAACGCCCAGGACGGCCAGCTCAGCGCCTCGCCGGATGAACAACTGCGCTGGGTCGGTGCACCACGCATGAGCGCCATCACCCGCGCTCTGCTCGGCGCCCTGCCAGTGCACTTCAGTTGCCGCATCGCCGAGGTGTTTCGCGGTGACCGCCACTGGAACCTACTGGACACGGAAGGCAACAGCCACGGCCCCTTCAGCCACGTGATCATCGCCACCCCCGCCCCTCAGGCCAGCGCCCTGCTGGCAGCCGCCCCCAAACTGGCAGGCGCTGCCGCCAGCGTGGTCATGGAACCGACCTGGGCCGTCGCCCTGGGCTTCGACACGGCGCTGGAAACCCGCGTGGAAGGCTGCTTCGTGCAGGACAGCTCACTCGACTGGATCGCCCGTAACCGCAGCAAACCCGGCCGTGACAATCACCTCGACACCTGGGTGCTGCACGCCACCAGCGCCTGGAGCCGGCAGCACCTGGATCTGCCCAAGGAAGCGGTGATCGAACAACTGCACGGCGCCTTCGCCGAGCTGATCGGCTGCGCGGTGCCGTCCCCCAGCTTCACCCTTGCCCACCGCTGGCTCTATGCCCGTCCGGCACAGGCACACCAATGGGGCGCATTGGCCGATGCCGACCTGGGGCTGTACGCCTGTGGCGACTGGTGCCTGTCCGGGCGCGTCGAAGGGGCCTGGCTCAGTGGCCAGGACGCAGCCCGCCGCCTGCTCGAACACCTGACATGA
- a CDS encoding TIGR01777 family oxidoreductase has product MHILLTGGTGMIGRALCAYWAEQGHRLTVWSRQPAKVAELCGPSVRGIARLEELTDEPLDAVVNLAGAPIADRPWSKKRKALLWASRIGLTEQLLAWLHSREQQPAVLLSGSAVGWYGDGGEQELNENTPRVTDDFAAQLCGAWEETALRAEALGIRVVLVRTGLVLNPDGGMLKRLLLPFKLGLGGRLGDGRQWMPWIHFADQIALMDFLLQHSEARGPYNACAPLPARNAEFTKAMGQALSRPTLLPVPAFALRAGLGEMSGLLLGGQRAVPMRLLEAGFSFRFTHLDVALVDLLGHH; this is encoded by the coding sequence ATGCATATCCTGCTGACCGGCGGTACCGGCATGATCGGCCGTGCGCTGTGCGCGTACTGGGCCGAACAGGGCCACCGCCTGACTGTCTGGAGTCGCCAGCCGGCCAAGGTAGCCGAGTTGTGCGGGCCGAGCGTTCGAGGGATTGCCCGGCTCGAGGAACTGACCGATGAACCGCTGGATGCCGTGGTCAACCTGGCTGGTGCGCCGATTGCCGATCGACCCTGGAGCAAGAAGCGCAAGGCCCTGCTGTGGGCCAGTCGCATCGGGCTGACCGAGCAACTGCTGGCCTGGCTGCACAGCCGCGAGCAGCAGCCGGCGGTACTATTGTCCGGTTCGGCGGTGGGCTGGTACGGCGACGGCGGCGAACAGGAACTGAACGAAAATACCCCGCGGGTCACCGATGATTTCGCCGCGCAGTTATGCGGCGCCTGGGAGGAAACCGCGTTACGTGCCGAGGCGCTAGGCATTCGTGTGGTGCTGGTGCGCACTGGCCTGGTGCTGAACCCCGACGGCGGCATGCTCAAGCGCCTGCTATTGCCCTTCAAGCTGGGCCTCGGTGGTCGTCTGGGTGATGGGCGGCAGTGGATGCCATGGATTCATTTCGCCGATCAAATCGCCCTGATGGATTTTCTCTTGCAGCACAGCGAGGCCCGCGGTCCTTATAATGCCTGCGCGCCATTACCGGCGCGTAACGCCGAGTTCACCAAGGCCATGGGGCAGGCGCTGAGCCGTCCGACCTTGCTCCCGGTGCCGGCTTTCGCCTTGCGGGCTGGCCTGGGTGAGATGTCCGGTTTGTTGCTCGGTGGCCAGCGTGCCGTACCGATGCGTTTGCTCGAGGCCGGCTTCAGTTTCCGTTTTACCCATCTGGATGTGGCCCTGGTGGATTTGCTGGGCCATCACTGA
- the hemH gene encoding ferrochelatase, giving the protein MTDHALLLVNLGSPASTEVADVRRYLNQFLMDPYVIDLPWPLRRLLVSLILIKRPAASAHAYSSIWWDEGSPLVVLSRRLQEAMKAQWSHGPVELAMRYGEPSIESTLLRLARQGIREVTLAPLYPQFADSTTTTVIEEVKRVVREHGLSLRLSTLPPFYDQPEYLDALVASAKPYLEQDFDHLLLSFHGLPERHLHKLDPSGHCLKGEDCCRTASPQVLANCYRAQCLRSAELFAHRMGLRPEQWSVSFQSRLGRAKWIEPYTEARLDELAAQGVKKLLVMCPAFVADCIETLEEIGDRGSEQFVEAGGESLQLVPCLNDHPDWAAALKVLCERAPVSL; this is encoded by the coding sequence ATGACCGATCACGCATTGTTGCTGGTTAACCTGGGTTCGCCCGCGTCTACCGAAGTAGCTGATGTCCGCCGTTACCTCAATCAGTTCCTGATGGATCCTTACGTGATCGATCTGCCCTGGCCGCTGCGTCGACTGCTGGTGTCGCTGATCCTGATCAAGCGTCCTGCCGCGTCGGCGCATGCCTATTCCTCTATCTGGTGGGACGAAGGCTCGCCGCTGGTCGTGCTCAGCCGCCGCCTGCAGGAGGCGATGAAGGCGCAGTGGAGCCACGGTCCGGTAGAGTTGGCCATGCGCTATGGCGAACCGTCCATCGAGTCGACCCTGCTGCGTCTGGCCAGGCAGGGCATCCGCGAAGTCACCCTGGCACCGCTGTATCCGCAGTTTGCTGACAGCACCACCACCACGGTGATCGAGGAGGTGAAGCGGGTGGTTCGCGAGCATGGCCTGTCGCTGCGACTGTCCACCTTGCCGCCGTTCTATGACCAACCCGAGTACCTCGATGCGCTGGTCGCCAGTGCCAAACCTTATCTGGAGCAGGATTTCGACCACCTGTTGCTGAGCTTCCACGGCCTGCCGGAGCGGCATCTGCACAAGCTCGATCCCAGCGGCCATTGCCTCAAGGGGGAGGACTGCTGCCGCACGGCTTCGCCGCAGGTACTCGCCAACTGTTACCGCGCGCAATGCCTGCGTAGCGCGGAGCTGTTCGCCCATCGCATGGGACTGCGCCCGGAGCAGTGGTCGGTGAGCTTCCAGTCGCGCCTGGGGCGTGCCAAATGGATCGAGCCCTATACCGAGGCCCGCCTGGATGAGTTGGCTGCGCAGGGTGTGAAGAAGCTGCTGGTGATGTGCCCGGCGTTCGTTGCCGACTGCATCGAGACCCTTGAGGAGATCGGCGATCGTGGCAGTGAACAGTTCGTCGAGGCTGGGGGGGAGAGCCTGCAACTGGTGCCCTGCCTGAATGATCACCCCGATTGGGCAGCGGCATTGAAGGTGCTTTGCGAGCGAGCACCAGTGTCCCTTTAG
- a CDS encoding spinster family MFS transporter: MHNNNNGYPSSTRAWVTVAILMVAYVLSFVDRQILNLLVEPIRRDLAINDTQMSLLMGLSFALFYTVCGIPLGRVADTRSRRGLIAIGVLFWSAATAACGMAKMYWQFLLCRIGVGVGEAALSPAAYSLIADSFPAERRATAISVYSMGVYLGSGLAFLVGGLVIQFASAQGDVTLPVLGEVRPWQLIFLILGVAGVLFTLLMLAVKEPARRGVGAGVAVPLSEVGRYIRANRRTVLLHNFGFAGLAFAGYGSAAWVPTFYIRTYGWDAGQVGIVYGSIVAVFGCLGIVFGGRLADWMAKRGRSDANMRVGLYAALGALPMVVLFPLMDTAFWASVLMAPTVFCLSMPFGVAPAAIQEIMPNSMRGQASAIYLFVITLIGLGVGPTAVALVTDFVFADDAALRYSLLIVTTLAVLMSIILLAKSLKPYRESVTRLEQWAANPA, encoded by the coding sequence GTGCATAACAACAATAACGGCTATCCCTCCAGTACCCGAGCCTGGGTCACTGTCGCCATCCTGATGGTGGCTTACGTCCTGTCTTTCGTCGATCGGCAGATTCTCAACCTGTTGGTCGAGCCCATTCGCCGCGACCTGGCGATCAACGATACGCAGATGAGCCTGCTGATGGGCTTGTCCTTCGCCCTGTTCTATACCGTTTGTGGCATTCCCCTCGGGCGTGTGGCCGACACCCGCAGCCGGCGTGGGCTGATCGCTATCGGTGTGCTGTTCTGGAGCGCTGCCACCGCCGCGTGTGGCATGGCCAAGATGTACTGGCAGTTTCTGCTCTGCCGCATCGGTGTCGGTGTGGGCGAGGCGGCGCTGTCGCCAGCCGCTTACTCGCTGATTGCCGACAGCTTCCCCGCCGAGCGCCGGGCCACGGCCATCAGCGTCTATTCCATGGGTGTATACCTGGGGTCGGGGCTGGCCTTTCTGGTCGGTGGCCTGGTCATCCAGTTCGCCTCGGCACAGGGCGACGTGACGCTGCCGGTGCTGGGCGAAGTCCGCCCGTGGCAGTTGATCTTCCTCATTCTCGGGGTTGCCGGTGTGCTGTTCACCCTGCTGATGCTGGCGGTCAAGGAACCTGCCCGGCGTGGTGTGGGGGCCGGTGTAGCGGTGCCGCTCAGTGAGGTGGGGCGCTACATTCGCGCCAACCGTCGCACCGTGCTGCTGCACAACTTCGGCTTCGCCGGCCTGGCCTTCGCCGGCTATGGCAGTGCGGCCTGGGTGCCGACCTTCTATATCCGCACCTATGGCTGGGACGCCGGCCAGGTCGGCATCGTCTACGGCAGCATCGTGGCGGTGTTCGGCTGCCTGGGTATCGTTTTCGGTGGCCGCCTGGCGGACTGGATGGCCAAGCGCGGGCGCAGCGATGCCAACATGCGTGTCGGCCTCTACGCCGCGCTGGGTGCCTTGCCGATGGTGGTGCTGTTCCCGCTGATGGACACCGCGTTCTGGGCCAGCGTGCTGATGGCGCCCACTGTGTTCTGCCTGAGCATGCCGTTCGGCGTGGCGCCGGCAGCGATCCAGGAAATCATGCCCAACTCGATGCGCGGCCAGGCTTCGGCCATCTATCTGTTCGTCATCACCCTGATCGGCCTTGGGGTAGGCCCGACGGCAGTGGCACTGGTGACCGACTTCGTCTTCGCCGATGACGCGGCGCTGCGCTATTCGCTGCTGATCGTCACCACCCTGGCGGTGCTGATGTCGATCATCCTGCTGGCCAAGAGTCTCAAGCCTTACCGCGAGAGCGTGACGCGGCTGGAGCAATGGGCCGCCAATCCGGCCTGA
- a CDS encoding substrate-binding periplasmic protein gives MRYLLLALLITSTSLAADPWRVVGDEQFAPYSFVTAEDDTPRGLDVELVDAVLREAKVNYDIRLYPWERVKRMLDRGEVQMAFQFAGTPLRQQQYELVGPLRSGSTVFMTTAKTALSDWKSLDDLSPYVIGQVRGYAYEGNFDRADLARDTTAQNPRQLVSMLLAGRIDIIVGDRVQLQYFVREQRAQEQVRILPRPLIQMPRFVAFAKGDSERARQFSEALVRLRKNATLGKIEQRWTH, from the coding sequence ATGCGCTATCTGCTGCTTGCTCTGCTGATAACGAGCACCTCCCTGGCCGCAGACCCCTGGCGGGTGGTGGGCGACGAACAGTTCGCCCCCTACAGCTTCGTCACCGCCGAAGACGACACGCCGCGCGGGCTCGATGTCGAGCTGGTGGACGCGGTACTGCGCGAAGCCAAGGTCAACTACGACATTCGCCTGTACCCCTGGGAACGGGTCAAGCGCATGCTCGACCGCGGTGAAGTGCAGATGGCCTTTCAGTTCGCCGGCACCCCGCTGCGCCAACAGCAATACGAACTGGTCGGCCCACTGCGCAGCGGTTCGACCGTGTTCATGACCACCGCCAAGACCGCTCTCAGCGACTGGAAAAGCCTGGATGACCTGTCTCCGTACGTGATCGGCCAGGTTCGCGGCTATGCCTACGAGGGAAATTTCGACCGTGCCGATCTGGCGCGCGACACCACGGCGCAGAACCCACGACAACTGGTCTCGATGCTACTGGCCGGACGCATCGACATCATCGTCGGCGACCGCGTGCAGCTGCAGTATTTCGTGCGTGAACAACGAGCCCAGGAACAGGTGCGCATCCTGCCCCGCCCGCTGATCCAGATGCCGCGCTTCGTCGCCTTCGCCAAGGGCGATAGCGAACGTGCCCGGCAATTCTCCGAAGCACTGGTGCGCCTGCGCAAGAACGCTACGCTGGGCAAGATCGAACAACGCTGGACACACTGA
- a CDS encoding zinc ribbon domain-containing protein YjdM: protein MTALPPCPKCNSEYTYEDGAQLVCPECAHEWKAGESAESSDDARVIKDSVGNLLQDGDTITVIKDLKVKGSSLVVKVGTKVKNIRLVDGDHDIDCKIDGIGAMKLKSEFVRKV from the coding sequence TTGACCGCTCTGCCGCCCTGCCCCAAATGCAACTCCGAATACACCTACGAAGACGGCGCGCAGCTGGTCTGCCCCGAATGCGCCCACGAGTGGAAAGCCGGCGAGAGCGCCGAGAGCAGCGATGACGCACGCGTGATCAAGGACTCGGTCGGCAACCTGCTACAGGATGGTGACACCATCACCGTGATCAAGGATCTCAAGGTCAAGGGTTCGTCGCTGGTGGTCAAGGTCGGCACCAAGGTGAAGAACATCCGCCTGGTCGACGGCGATCACGACATCGACTGCAAGATCGACGGCATCGGCGCGATGAAGCTCAAGTCGGAGTTCGTCCGCAAGGTCTGA
- a CDS encoding gamma-glutamyl-gamma-aminobutyrate hydrolase family protein encodes MSDNKIRNTPRKPVVLMSMGAQERKGHDYQVMTHKYIQPLVEFSGCVPLLVPTCCGINDLEQYLEMADGVYLTGAGSNIDPALYGQENETPDKGQDRDRDLFDLPLIRAAIARGLPIFGICRGMQEINVALGGDIYQKVYAEPGFNNHRENPDDPVEVQYAASHSVRPVPGSWFAELMGKQEIRVNSLHGQAIRKLGKGLEVLATAEDGLIEAIHAPSLSSFLFAVQWHPEWQAAKNPDSVKIFQAFGDACHRRVASRNGRQAA; translated from the coding sequence ATGTCCGACAACAAAATCCGCAACACCCCCCGCAAACCCGTCGTGTTGATGTCCATGGGCGCTCAAGAGCGCAAGGGCCACGACTACCAGGTAATGACCCACAAATACATTCAGCCTCTGGTCGAGTTCTCCGGTTGCGTGCCGCTGCTGGTGCCGACCTGCTGCGGCATCAATGACCTCGAGCAGTATCTGGAGATGGCCGACGGCGTGTACCTGACCGGCGCCGGCAGCAATATCGACCCGGCGCTCTACGGTCAGGAGAACGAGACGCCAGACAAGGGCCAGGATCGCGATCGTGACCTGTTCGACCTGCCCCTGATCCGTGCGGCCATCGCCCGCGGATTACCGATCTTCGGTATCTGCCGTGGCATGCAGGAAATCAACGTGGCGCTGGGCGGCGACATCTACCAGAAGGTCTACGCCGAGCCGGGTTTCAATAACCATCGCGAAAATCCGGATGATCCGGTCGAGGTGCAGTACGCCGCCAGCCACAGCGTGCGTCCGGTGCCTGGCAGCTGGTTCGCCGAGTTGATGGGCAAGCAGGAAATTCGCGTCAACTCTCTGCACGGACAGGCCATTCGCAAGCTGGGCAAGGGACTGGAGGTGCTGGCTACCGCCGAGGATGGTCTGATCGAGGCAATCCATGCGCCGAGCCTGTCGTCCTTCCTGTTCGCCGTGCAATGGCATCCGGAATGGCAGGCGGCAAAGAACCCGGATTCGGTGAAGATCTTCCAGGCCTTCGGTGACGCCTGCCATCGCCGAGTCGCCTCGCGCAATGGCCGTCAGGCCGCCTGA
- a CDS encoding LEA type 2 family protein, translating to MHHLLRLCLIVLIAAGLSACASLGNRDPLRVDLVGLEPLPGQGLEVRFAVKMRVQNPNDSAVTFNGMALDLDVNGQPLASGVSDQSGSVPRFGETVISVPVSISAFSVMRQAWGVAGYQPGQEVPYMLRGKLADGLFGTRRFSDSGVLNWPQPPSPY from the coding sequence ATGCATCACCTGCTTCGTCTTTGTCTCATCGTCCTGATCGCAGCCGGCCTGAGTGCCTGTGCCAGCCTGGGCAACCGTGATCCGCTGCGGGTCGATCTGGTCGGCCTGGAACCCCTGCCCGGCCAGGGGCTGGAAGTGCGTTTTGCGGTCAAAATGCGGGTGCAGAACCCCAACGACAGCGCCGTGACGTTCAACGGCATGGCACTGGATCTGGACGTGAACGGGCAGCCACTGGCCAGTGGCGTGAGTGACCAGAGCGGCAGCGTGCCGCGCTTTGGCGAAACGGTAATCAGCGTACCGGTGAGCATTTCGGCGTTTTCAGTGATGCGTCAGGCATGGGGCGTCGCCGGTTATCAACCCGGCCAGGAGGTGCCCTACATGCTGCGCGGCAAGCTCGCCGACGGATTGTTCGGCACACGCCGCTTCAGTGACAGCGGCGTCCTGAACTGGCCACAGCCGCCAAGCCCCTACTGA
- a CDS encoding EamA family transporter: MPPRILLLTCLAMLAFAGNSLLCRLALRETDIDAASFTAIRLLSGALTLWLLLMLRQARQPIAGNWFGALALFTYAAAFSFAYLQLDTGTGALLLFGAVQLSMLLWGLLRGERLAPLAILGTGVASVGLLVLLLPGASAPPLSAALLMLLAGIAWGAYSLLGHGQGDPLAMTAGNFLRASPLGVLLALVLLPHLQWDTPGLCYALLSGAVTSGIGYAIWYSALPGLRASQAATVQLSVPILAALGGSLLLSEALSLRLLISSVAVLGGIALVLGSRQRAGS; the protein is encoded by the coding sequence ATGCCACCGCGTATCCTGCTACTCACCTGCCTCGCCATGCTGGCGTTCGCCGGCAACTCACTGCTGTGCCGCCTGGCCCTGCGAGAAACCGACATCGATGCCGCCAGCTTCACGGCGATCCGCCTGCTCAGCGGCGCGTTGACGCTCTGGCTGCTGCTCATGCTGAGGCAGGCCAGGCAGCCCATCGCCGGCAACTGGTTCGGCGCACTGGCGCTGTTCACCTATGCGGCAGCCTTCTCCTTCGCTTACCTGCAACTGGACACCGGTACCGGTGCCCTGCTGCTATTCGGCGCCGTGCAACTGAGCATGCTGCTCTGGGGCTTGCTGCGCGGTGAACGGCTGGCGCCGCTCGCCATTCTCGGCACGGGCGTGGCCAGTGTCGGGCTGCTCGTCCTGCTGCTGCCCGGTGCCAGCGCACCACCTTTATCGGCAGCACTGCTGATGCTGCTGGCAGGCATCGCCTGGGGCGCCTATTCGCTGCTCGGCCATGGCCAGGGCGACCCACTGGCAATGACTGCCGGTAACTTTCTGCGCGCGTCACCGCTAGGCGTACTGCTGGCGTTGGTGCTGCTGCCACACCTGCAATGGGATACGCCCGGCTTGTGTTATGCGCTGCTGTCGGGCGCAGTCACCTCGGGTATCGGCTACGCCATCTGGTACAGCGCCCTGCCCGGCCTGCGCGCCAGCCAGGCGGCCACGGTACAACTGAGCGTGCCGATTCTCGCTGCTCTGGGCGGCAGCCTGCTTCTGAGCGAAGCGCTCAGCCTGCGCCTGCTGATCAGCTCGGTTGCCGTGCTGGGTGGAATCGCGCTGGTGCTGGGCAGCCGGCAACGTGCCGGGAGCTAA
- a CDS encoding outer membrane protein OmpK encodes MNRTLSSLVLASGLLAGGQAIAGDLLHWQNNSLTYLYGQDFKIDPEIQQTVTFEHASGWSFGDLFFFTDFIKYNTDAKNGDGDGHTYYGEFSPRLSFGKISGADLSFGPIKDVLLAFTYEFGEKDVDAYLLGPAFDLDIPGFDYFQLNTYLRKPDGSRPGKNVWQITPVWSYTIPVGESDILIDGFMDWVVDNDSNSRGDYHANLHFNPQIKYDLGKALKWGEKQLYVGIEYDYWKNKYGIKDGGYVSENFVGSTDQNTASLLVKVHF; translated from the coding sequence ATGAATCGCACTCTCTCTTCGCTGGTGCTCGCCAGCGGCCTGCTGGCGGGCGGCCAGGCCATCGCCGGTGACCTGCTGCACTGGCAGAACAACAGCCTGACTTATCTCTACGGGCAGGATTTCAAGATCGACCCTGAGATTCAGCAGACCGTCACCTTCGAGCACGCCAGCGGCTGGAGCTTCGGCGACCTGTTCTTCTTCACCGATTTCATCAAGTACAACACCGATGCCAAGAACGGTGACGGCGACGGCCACACCTACTACGGTGAATTCAGCCCGCGTCTGTCGTTCGGCAAGATCAGCGGTGCCGACCTGTCCTTCGGCCCGATCAAGGATGTGCTGCTGGCCTTCACCTACGAATTCGGCGAGAAGGATGTCGATGCCTACCTGCTCGGCCCGGCGTTCGACCTGGACATCCCCGGTTTCGACTACTTCCAGCTCAACACCTACCTGCGCAAGCCGGACGGCAGCCGCCCAGGCAAGAACGTCTGGCAGATCACCCCGGTGTGGAGCTACACCATTCCGGTGGGCGAATCGGACATCCTCATCGATGGCTTCATGGACTGGGTGGTGGACAACGACAGCAACAGCCGTGGCGACTACCACGCCAACCTGCACTTCAACCCGCAGATCAAGTACGACCTGGGCAAGGCGCTGAAGTGGGGCGAGAAGCAGCTCTATGTCGGCATCGAGTACGACTACTGGAAGAACAAGTACGGCATCAAGGACGGTGGCTACGTCAGCGAGAACTTCGTGGGCTCGACCGACCAGAACACCGCCAGCCTGCTGGTCAAAGTGCACTTCTGA